A genomic region of Deinococcus aquaedulcis contains the following coding sequences:
- a CDS encoding C1 family peptidase: MTSLRRAATLLALSAALTSHSHAQNTVNLSGLQLQPIKIANLDLNVLRVAPATFQQTLQAPNVLQLNLQDLPARIQARDAELTRGLNVTRALSASSDVRADAARVALALPRGLTVPATVRLRTGEQKEVQLFGQDTVALNVAQAEASAPQNRAAVLKSFGLNEQNPVPREFLSADTRNTVSVAALIKTPIIVNLAGKAPTPSQPGQELGDGFVSNPSDGACRFTPTNAMFGQMKGTNIGLITTIKDQGARGTCMAFAYVSALESLIARRTTTRYNLSEQYAYYWMRGDDGTLGDGAWWGDYDDMIAKKRMIPTEVRWKYNASRSRLRVPADTKQPITAYKNSCVNYLNQACSDTTVQAQLVCQNGTNNCAWKPEWDIAPNAAFNFRPTAGNEVWVALGGLNLGNPAATRAYRRAMLRQMLDRGDQLVLGFGVDRAFDAIGANGLPNTALMGQNFRGGHGVHMVGYVNTGTQTYDVKIGGLVGAKMTLPTGYFVIKNSWSCGFGDGGYAYLPDNFMDQETWGVYNMPNNAVASDLAGF, encoded by the coding sequence ATGACCAGCCTTCGCCGCGCCGCCACCCTGCTCGCCCTGAGCGCCGCCCTGACCAGCCACAGCCACGCCCAGAACACGGTCAATCTGTCCGGCCTGCAACTGCAGCCCATCAAGATTGCGAACCTGGACCTGAATGTGCTGCGCGTGGCGCCGGCCACGTTCCAGCAGACGCTGCAGGCGCCCAACGTGTTGCAGCTGAACCTGCAGGACCTGCCCGCGCGCATTCAGGCCCGCGACGCCGAACTGACACGCGGCCTGAACGTGACCCGCGCCCTCTCGGCCAGCAGCGACGTGCGCGCCGACGCCGCCCGGGTGGCGCTGGCCCTGCCACGCGGCCTGACGGTGCCCGCCACCGTGCGCCTGCGTACCGGCGAACAGAAAGAGGTGCAGCTGTTCGGGCAGGACACCGTGGCCCTGAACGTGGCCCAGGCCGAGGCCAGCGCGCCGCAGAACCGCGCCGCCGTGCTGAAATCCTTTGGGCTGAACGAGCAAAACCCGGTGCCCCGCGAGTTTCTGTCGGCCGACACCCGCAACACGGTTTCCGTGGCCGCCCTGATCAAGACACCGATCATCGTGAATCTGGCGGGCAAGGCCCCCACCCCCTCGCAGCCCGGGCAGGAACTGGGCGACGGGTTTGTCAGCAACCCCAGCGACGGCGCCTGCCGCTTTACCCCCACCAACGCCATGTTCGGCCAGATGAAGGGCACGAACATCGGCCTGATCACCACCATCAAGGACCAGGGCGCACGCGGCACCTGCATGGCATTTGCGTATGTCTCGGCGCTGGAAAGCCTGATTGCCCGGCGCACCACCACCCGCTACAACCTCTCGGAGCAGTACGCCTACTACTGGATGCGCGGTGACGACGGCACCCTGGGCGACGGCGCGTGGTGGGGCGACTACGACGACATGATTGCCAAGAAGCGCATGATTCCCACCGAGGTGCGCTGGAAGTACAACGCCTCGCGCAGCCGCCTGCGCGTGCCGGCCGACACGAAGCAGCCCATCACCGCCTACAAGAACTCCTGCGTGAACTACCTGAATCAGGCGTGCAGCGACACCACCGTGCAGGCCCAGCTGGTGTGCCAGAACGGCACGAACAACTGCGCCTGGAAACCCGAGTGGGACATTGCCCCAAACGCCGCCTTTAACTTCCGGCCCACCGCCGGCAACGAGGTCTGGGTAGCGCTGGGCGGCCTGAACCTGGGCAACCCGGCCGCCACCCGCGCCTACCGCCGCGCCATGCTGCGCCAGATGCTGGACCGGGGCGATCAGCTGGTGCTGGGGTTCGGCGTTGACCGCGCCTTTGACGCCATCGGCGCCAACGGCCTGCCCAACACCGCCCTTATGGGCCAGAACTTCCGGGGTGGCCACGGGGTGCACATGGTGGGCTACGTGAACACCGGCACCCAGACCTACGACGTGAAAATCGGCGGGCTGGTGGGCGCCAAGATGACCCTGCCCACAGGCTACTTCGTGATCAAGAACTCG